Below is a genomic region from Petrotoga miotherma DSM 10691.
TGTTATGGCAATTGTAGTAATTTTCTCCATGATTGGATCTTATGCTATAAGAAATAGCTTTTTCGATATATACGTGATGCTGCTTTTCGGAGTCATAGGTTATCTGTTTGAAAAAACAAATGTCCCAACTCCGCCGATGATACTTGGCATTATTCTAGGTCCAATGATAGAAGATAATCTAAGAGTTGGGTTAACAAAAACAGGCGGGGATATGACATTCTTTTTCACAAGACCTATTTCTTTGGTTTTCGTAATCCTTATTGCATTGACTTTTTTTGGTGGGCCTATTTCTAAACTAATTGGAAAAATTTTTGGAGGCGGTAAAAACAAATGAAACCTTTTATTGTTAAGAATATTTTTGAAAAAGAGAACAAAAAACCTTATGAAATACCAATTTCATGGAACAGTTATGGGAAATTTGTCCAAATGTCAAATATAGAAACAGAAGCTGAAAAACATAAAATGTGGACTGATGTGTATATAGTTCTTGATGGTGAAGCCGATTTAACCGTTGGAGAGGACTTATTGAATTCAAAAGAGATCGAAGATGGTGAGTTTAGGGGCGGAGAAATTACTAAACCAATAACAACAAAGTTGGGGAAAGGTTCTATCGTTATTATACCACATAATTTTCCTCATAAGCTTAAAACATATGATGTTTTTGTTCAGTTAGTCATCAAAATAAAAGATAATTAATTAAGGTGCTTGTCAAATAAATATAGTATAATATTTGGACAAAAGATATGAAAGTAGGTGAAAATCTATTCAAACTATCAGAAAAGTTATAGAAGTATTAGATTATATAGTCTATTCACCAAAACCAGTTAATGTAACAGAAATTGCAAGAGAGTTTGATATGTCTATGTCTAATGCTTATAAATACTTAGACGACTTGTACAGAGGGGGCCTTTTGTCAAAGAATGGTGATAAATCATATTTCCCGAGTTTTAAACTTGTGGAGTATGGAAGTATTATCTTAAAAAAAATAAATCTTAGGGAGATTGCACATCCACACTTAGTTGATTTAATGGTGAAAACAGGCCAAACAGTTCACTTTTTCATTAAAGATGGTAATGAAGGCATCTGTATAGAAAAGCTTGAAGGGCCACATACTTTACCGATGATGTCTAGAATTGGGATAAGATTGAATCTCTATGCAACGGGTTGGGGAAAAGCTATTTTGGCGCATTTACCTGAAAAAGAAATAGAAGAATACCTGGAAATTGTGGAGTTAAAAAAGAGGGGTAAAAACACAATTACCGATCCTAATGAATTGAAAAATGAACTTAAAAAAATAAGAGAAAGAGGGTACGCAATAGATAATGAAGAAAACGAAATTGGGATCTTTTGCATAGGGGCTCCTATTTTTAATTATGATAAAAAGGTGATAGCGGGTGCAAGTATTACAATGAGTGCCTCTCGAGCGGAAGGAGAGAAAGTCGATGAATACGCTAAAAATGTTATGGAATGTGCCAAAAATATTTCAAAGTTGTTGGGGTATAAAGGTTAAGTTTTTTATAGTATTTCTCTAAAAGGTTCAACGATAATGGTTTCATAATTTTTATACAACCACATTCCTGGTTTTGCTCCTTTTGGCTTCCATACGTTTTTTCTTTGAGTGTAATCAACCGCTACATTGGAAGACATTCTTGCTTTAGAAAATGTGGCAGCAATTTTTGCTGCGTAATCTATTACTTCTTCTGGTATTTCTTTACCAGAAGATTTTATTATTGTATGAGAACCTGGGATCTCATGTGTATGAAACCATATATCAGCCTGTGTAGCTGATCTTGTTAATTCATCGTTTTGTTTATTATTTTTCCCAACTAGTATTTCAAAGCCTTTGTAACTAAATTTCCTAAAGGTTGTTTTTACTTTTCTTTCCCTTTTAGATTTTTTGTTTTCACTTATCAGTCCTATATCTTTCATTTCTTCTTTTATCTCTATTAAGGTTTCAATTTCTTCTGCGGAAGAGATTGTTTCAAATAACTGATTAAAATATTCGAGTTCGTTATTCACTTTTTTTATTCTTTTTTTAGCATGCTCGACTCTTGACTTTGTTCTTTTTATATTTTTATACAGTTTTTCCAAGTTTTGCGTTGGTGATAAAAGGGGGTCTATCTCTATTGTGACCTCCTCACCGGTATTCCAATCGGTTACTGTAAAGTATCTTTCACCTTTTTTTATTTTGTAGAGATACGTTTGAAGAAGTTCTCCCTTTTTTTCTAAATCCATTAGACTTTTTTCTTCATTTAAATCTTGTAATATTTGTTCTTTTGTCTTTTCTAATCTGTCAATTTCACTTTTTACCCTTTTTTCCAAATCCCTTTTTATTTCCAATAGTCGTGATTGATTAGCCCTTTCTTGAAAGACTTTGAGCAATGCCTCTGATGGTTTTAATCCCTCGTATTTAAAATTATTCGGGGTTATTGCGGAGAAATCATATGTGTTCCCCTCTTTGAAGTAAAAAAGATAAGGCTTTTTGAGGTCTTTTACAGCTCTTTGGATACCTATTTCTTTCAAAAACCCTGTTGATTTTTTAGAAAATCCCATGAGTCTATCATAATCAATATTTTCAATGTTTTCTATATTTACTTCCAATATATTTATTTGAGAATCATCGTAGTAAGGTAGGTATTTAACTCCTGGAATTATGGGTCTAAATTTTTTATAAACCCTTTTTAAAGATTCTTCTACTTTATTATCTTCGTTAACGAGTATTACGTTGGAATTTCTTCCCATTAATTCAAAAAATAGCTTATATTTTCGCATAGTAGAGTTTTCTTGATCGTAGCTTTCAATTTCAAAGAACCCTATCCTGTCTAAACCTAACTGTTCGACATTTATCACTCTTCCGTTTCTTATTTTTTTTCTTAAAAACTGAGCAAAGTTTGCTGGTTGTATGGGTACGTTTGGTTTTTGAGAAAGTAAGATCACATATGAAGGGCTTTTTAATGAAAGAAGTACAAAACTTTGAGAAAACTGAATTAACACTTGGGTTTTTATAGGTTGATATATATTTTTAATTCTATCCCCCACAATGTTGTCTTTTATTTCTTTCAATACTTTATGTAATACCAAACCATCAAAAGGCAAGCAAGACACCTCGGTTTATTTAAAATATAGATCTAGCGCCCCTTCGCCCGAACATTAAGGGGTAAACCCCTTAAGATCCCTAAGTTCAAAATCAAACTTTATTTTAAAAAAGCCTTTTGCACAAGGCTGCAAAGGAGCAAGCCCCTTAAAAACCCTAAATTCAAGGTCAAAATCATTTAAAACATAGTTTGCATACTGCAGCAAACGCAGCCCACCCATAAGGATAAAAGAGTTTTTATTTCTCTCTGAACAGCCCCATTCATTAAGAACACAAAAGAGGCAAAACAATCTAAGCCTCTTTTGTGTTTTGTAAAAATCTATGAAATTAAAATTCTACGCTGCCGAACCTTTCTTTCCTTTATCCATAAAACCAACTATCAAAGCAATAATACCAACGATAATGTCTATCCACGCATGCCAATTTGGCATGGTTGCAACACTAAAACCAGCAATAGCCATTATTACAAGGTAAATCCCAACAACTATCAACCATGGTTTAGACATACTACCCCCTCCTTATACACTCAACTTTAAGTAAAATCAGCCGATAAATTTACTAGGACTACAGTAAAAAATAAAACTTGAAGAAATTTATCAGCTTAAATACTAATAAAATGATAAGACTAATATGTTACAAATATAAAAACATTAGAATAATTTTAGTTTAACTACGAAAATTATTATACTTTTAAAGTCTTCTTATTTGTGATACAATATCGAAAGTATGATAAAAATGCAAATTTGCACTTATTATGCAAGGAGGTCCCCTTGTGAAAAAAAATTATAAAATTCGATTCTTGTTATTACTATTTATCTTGTCTGGGATTTATTCTTCAGCCTCTACTATCCTAATTTTAAATTCGTATAATCCAGGTTTATCTTGGTCAGATAAGGAATTAGAAGGGATATATTCAGTTTTAGAAGATGAAGAAAGTATAAATATATATGTTGAATATTTAGATAGCAAAAGGTTTGGAGACGATAATAGCTTAAACATATCCAAAGAGTACTTTGAAAGAAAATTTAGTAATTTTACCTTTGATGTGATTATCGCTCTGGATAATAACGCCTTTGATTTTGTTTTATCAAATTATGAAACACTTTTTTTGGGAACTCCTATAGTGTATGCCGGGATCAATTACTATCAAGAGTACGATTTGAGTAAATTAGAATTTGTAAGTGGGATTGTAGAGATTCATGATATAAAAGAAACATTAGAGTTAGCACTAAATCTTCATCCAGCCACAGAGAATGTGTATGTAATTGTTGATAATCAGACTAAAACCGGGGAACTTTTTAAGCAAGAAGTGGAAAATGATGTAATACCTGAATTTGCGGATATTAATTTTATCTTTCTAAGTGATTCCTTGGATCAAATAAAACAAGAGCTTGATACACCTTTGCAAAACTCAATAGCGCTTCTTTTGGCTTTTAGTAAAGATATTTATGGAAATTTTTATGATTATACAGAAGTAGAAGAATATATGGGGCAATTTGATAAGCTTCCCATTTATACTACCTCAAGCGTTTATATGGGTAACAACGTTGTAGGAGGTAAAATTACCAGCGCATATGATCAAGGGCTGAAAGCCGGGGAAATAGCAAAAGACTTATTAAACGGAGTTAATATTAAAGAGTTACCAAGAACTTACTTCCCTGATAATAAATACGTTTTTAATTTTCTTCAGTTGGAAAGATTTGGTATTTCAATCAAGAGCCTACCAGCAGATTCAACAATCCAGAACAAACCGCCTTCTTTTTTTGAAAATTACCCTGTGATTTTTTGGATAATAATGATTCTAGTGCCTTTTTCTATTGTATTTATATATGTTCTAAGAGAAGAAAATTTAAAGCTTCACTCTCTTTTGACTGAATTAAATGAGGCAAAGGAAGAGGCTCAAAGTTATAATGAAGAGCTTACAGCAGCAAATGAACAATTAACTTCCTACAACGAAGAGTTGATATCACAAAATGAGGAAATAGAAAGTAATTATCAAGAGATAGAACAACTGAATAATAAAATAATTCATCTGTTGGAAATTATATCCGAAGTAGGAGACGAAAAGGTAAAAATTGAAGATTTCTTTCAGAAATTTTTAAATACTTTGATCATAGAAATCCCAGAAGCTGATTATGGGAGTGTCTCTATAATAGAGGGCGATAATTGGAGATTTTTAACTGCGTTGGGTCATGAAATTAATGGTTTAAAAAGTTTAAATCTTAAAAAAAGTTATGCTTTTATTGCTGAAGAATCTACGGTACTTGATAACATAATTTCATTGGATGAAGAAAGAATGCCTAAAGATGTAGCCAATTTAATGTACAAATTTACCAAACCAATAAAATCCTCTCTACTGAAAACAATGAAAATAGATGAAAATAGATATTTAGACGTTTCTCTTGATATTAAAAAAGGTAGCGATGAGAATTTTTCAGAACAATCGGTAAGATTTTTTGATTCCTTGCTAAATGTGGCAAAAATGTTTTTTGTCAATAGGATAAGAACGCAAGAGGTAAAAAATGCTTATGCAACCTTTGCAAGCAAGCTTTCTATATTAGCAGAATCACACGATGAAAACAGTAAGAAACATATTTACCGTGTAAGTGAATTATCTGCTTTTTTTGCCGAAAAATTAGGTTTACCCAAAGAACAAGTTGAAAAGATAAGAGATTTTTCACCACTTCACGATGTGGGGAAACTTTTTGTTCCTGCCGAGATACTAAACAAACCTGGTAAACTAAACGAAAAAGAATGGGAAGAAGTAAGGAAACATCCGCTATATGCTGATAATTTGTTGGATGATCCATATTTTGAAACAGCAAGAAAAATTGCCCTTTATCATCACGAACATTACGATGGCTCTGGGTATCCTTTCAGATTAAGGGGTGAACAGATCCCCATTGAAGCTCAGATTGTTGGCTTAGTAGATGTATACGATGCTTTAAGATCAAAAAGAAGTTATAAAGAAGCTTTTTCACATAAGGAAGCGATTGAAATATTGTTACACGGGGATAACAGGACAAAACCAGATCATTTTAACCCAAGACTCTTAGAAATCTTGAAAAAATACGAAAAAGAAATAGAGGAAATGTATAAAAAATACGAAGAATAAAAAACAAATTTTAATTGGAGGTGCTAAAATGGAAAAATCAAAAATCGACTCAAAAACAAAAAAGCATTTATTAAATTTTCAAAAGGCTGAGTTAACGGAACACATGATTTATAAAAGGTTAGCTGAATCCACTAAAGATACCAAAAATAAAAAAGTCTTAGAAAGCATAGCAAATGAAGAATTAAAACATCATGATTTTTGGAAAAGTTATACGAAGGAAAAAGTGAAGCCGAATTACTTAAAAGTTTTATTCTATTTCATCCTTTCTAAAATACTTGGGTTAACCTTCAGTTTGAAACTTATGGAAAATGGTGAAGAAAGGGCTCAGATCTCCTACGAGGATATTTCCAGTGTAGTCCCCGAAGCAAAACAAATTGAAGAAGAAGAAGATAAGCATGAACGGGAACTTTTAGGAATGATAGAAGAAGAAAGATTGAATTATGTTGGCTCGATTGTGTTGGGTTTAAACGATGCATTGGTCGAATTGACAGGTGCATTAGCAGGTTTGACTTTTGCCCTTCAAAACGGAATAATAATAGCTACATCTGGATTAATAACAGGGATAGCTGCATCATTGTCAATGGCGGCATCCGAGTATCTATCAAAAAGAGCCGAAAACGATGAGAGAGCTTTAAAATCCGCAGCTTACACCGGGATTGCATATATAATTACGGTATTTTTTTTAATTCTTCCTTATTTGTTAATGCCAAATAAATATTTTTTAAGTTTAATTATAACTTTAATAATAGCTGTTATAATAATATTGGTTTTCAATTTTTATATTTCTGTAGCCAAAGATCTGAACTTCAAAAGTAGATTTCTCGAAATGGCGGGTATAAGTTTAGGTGTTGCCGGATTAACCTTTTTTATAGGCTTCATCGTTAGAATCACCTTGGGCGTTTCAATTTAATTCAATACATATTTCAAAGGGGGAGTTTGCATTGAAAAGAATCAGCACCAAGATTATTTTATCTTCTACCTTGTTAGTGATCGCGGTAGTAACCGTTATAAGTATCGTAACAATTTTTAGGTCCACTTCTCTTTTAGAAGAATACTCACTAAGCGGGGTAGAAAATTTAACTGCGAGTCTTGCATCTGATCTAGGTTCACAAATAAGTATTATTGAAATAGTTGTAGATAATTATAGCGATTCCGCCTTTTTGGGATTTGATCCTTTTATAGCGAGTTTTTCAAATGCTGAAGTGATAAAGTTTTTAGATAGAGCTAAGAATGTACCCAAAAATTTTTCGCAAAAAATAGAAGGTAACTCAACCTCATTCATAGTTTTCAATCCCGATATGTTAAGAACAAAAGAATTATACTCCCTTTACTACATTGAAGGCGAAGATAAAAGTTTAGAAAATGAATATATAAAACTAGACGAGACCTTTAACCCCGAAAATAAAAAATATCAATGGTTTTTTGAAGCAAGGGACAAAGGTGAAGGTGTTTGGACTGATATATACTTTGACGAATACTTACAGACAAATGTAATTACTTATTCTGTTCCTTATTTCGATCCAGAAGATGGGACTTTTGTTGGTATTGCTGGGATGAGTTTTCCCTTGGAATATTTTGCCAACCTCATTCAAAAAGAGTTAGGATACGAAAAAGCATATGCGTATTTAGTGGATGATAATTTTAATGTAATTTCCCATCCTCTTTATGAATCTGGAAAGAGTATAGAAGATGAAA
It encodes:
- a CDS encoding HD domain-containing phosphohydrolase translates to MKKNYKIRFLLLLFILSGIYSSASTILILNSYNPGLSWSDKELEGIYSVLEDEESINIYVEYLDSKRFGDDNSLNISKEYFERKFSNFTFDVIIALDNNAFDFVLSNYETLFLGTPIVYAGINYYQEYDLSKLEFVSGIVEIHDIKETLELALNLHPATENVYVIVDNQTKTGELFKQEVENDVIPEFADINFIFLSDSLDQIKQELDTPLQNSIALLLAFSKDIYGNFYDYTEVEEYMGQFDKLPIYTTSSVYMGNNVVGGKITSAYDQGLKAGEIAKDLLNGVNIKELPRTYFPDNKYVFNFLQLERFGISIKSLPADSTIQNKPPSFFENYPVIFWIIMILVPFSIVFIYVLREENLKLHSLLTELNEAKEEAQSYNEELTAANEQLTSYNEELISQNEEIESNYQEIEQLNNKIIHLLEIISEVGDEKVKIEDFFQKFLNTLIIEIPEADYGSVSIIEGDNWRFLTALGHEINGLKSLNLKKSYAFIAEESTVLDNIISLDEERMPKDVANLMYKFTKPIKSSLLKTMKIDENRYLDVSLDIKKGSDENFSEQSVRFFDSLLNVAKMFFVNRIRTQEVKNAYATFASKLSILAESHDENSKKHIYRVSELSAFFAEKLGLPKEQVEKIRDFSPLHDVGKLFVPAEILNKPGKLNEKEWEEVRKHPLYADNLLDDPYFETARKIALYHHEHYDGSGYPFRLRGEQIPIEAQIVGLVDVYDALRSKRSYKEAFSHKEAIEILLHGDNRTKPDHFNPRLLEILKKYEKEIEEMYKKYEE
- a CDS encoding IclR family transcriptional regulator, which translates into the protein MEVLDYIVYSPKPVNVTEIAREFDMSMSNAYKYLDDLYRGGLLSKNGDKSYFPSFKLVEYGSIILKKINLREIAHPHLVDLMVKTGQTVHFFIKDGNEGICIEKLEGPHTLPMMSRIGIRLNLYATGWGKAILAHLPEKEIEEYLEIVELKKRGKNTITDPNELKNELKKIRERGYAIDNEENEIGIFCIGAPIFNYDKKVIAGASITMSASRAEGEKVDEYAKNVMECAKNISKLLGYKG
- a CDS encoding Rqc2 family fibronectin-binding protein, translating into MPFDGLVLHKVLKEIKDNIVGDRIKNIYQPIKTQVLIQFSQSFVLLSLKSPSYVILLSQKPNVPIQPANFAQFLRKKIRNGRVINVEQLGLDRIGFFEIESYDQENSTMRKYKLFFELMGRNSNVILVNEDNKVEESLKRVYKKFRPIIPGVKYLPYYDDSQINILEVNIENIENIDYDRLMGFSKKSTGFLKEIGIQRAVKDLKKPYLFYFKEGNTYDFSAITPNNFKYEGLKPSEALLKVFQERANQSRLLEIKRDLEKRVKSEIDRLEKTKEQILQDLNEEKSLMDLEKKGELLQTYLYKIKKGERYFTVTDWNTGEEVTIEIDPLLSPTQNLEKLYKNIKRTKSRVEHAKKRIKKVNNELEYFNQLFETISSAEEIETLIEIKEEMKDIGLISENKKSKRERKVKTTFRKFSYKGFEILVGKNNKQNDELTRSATQADIWFHTHEIPGSHTIIKSSGKEIPEEVIDYAAKIAATFSKARMSSNVAVDYTQRKNVWKPKGAKPGMWLYKNYETIIVEPFREIL
- a CDS encoding VIT1/CCC1 transporter family protein, whose product is MEKSKIDSKTKKHLLNFQKAELTEHMIYKRLAESTKDTKNKKVLESIANEELKHHDFWKSYTKEKVKPNYLKVLFYFILSKILGLTFSLKLMENGEERAQISYEDISSVVPEAKQIEEEEDKHERELLGMIEEERLNYVGSIVLGLNDALVELTGALAGLTFALQNGIIIATSGLITGIAASLSMAASEYLSKRAENDERALKSAAYTGIAYIITVFFLILPYLLMPNKYFLSLIITLIIAVIIILVFNFYISVAKDLNFKSRFLEMAGISLGVAGLTFFIGFIVRITLGVSI